CTTCCAGTCTGGTGTGGAGGAAAGCAAGCAGAGAGAGATCGTTCTGGAGGATGTGGAGCCTGGGGTCATGGGCATGATCCTCAAGTACCTCTACACCTCCAGCATCAACGTTACAGAGCACAACGTGCAAGATATCTTCGCTCTGGCCAACATGCTCCAGATCCCCTCTATTTTCACTGTCTGCGTATCCTTCTTGCAGAAGCGTCTGAGCCTAAGCAACTGCCTGGCCATCTTCCGTCTGGGCCTGATGTTAGACTGCCCGAGGCTGGCTGTATCTGCCAGGAACTTTGCTTGTGAACGGTTTCAGTTGATCTCGAAAGATGAGGAATTCCTGCAGCTGAACCCCAGTGAGTTGGCAGCCATCCTGGCATCGGACACGCTCAACGTCGAGACAGAGCAGTCTGTATTCGAGGCCTTGATCAAGTGGGTTGCCCACGACAGGGAGAAGAGGCTTGATGAGCTTCCGGGTCTGGTGGACTGCGTTCGCTTCCGACTGATTCCCCAGGACTACTTCTCTGAGAAAGTGGAACAGCACGAATGGCTCCAGTCTAACCCTGAGATTGCAGAGAAGCTCCAACTGGTCAAAGACGCCCATGCCGGGAAGCTTCCAGAACTCAAGAAGACCAAAAGCAAGAAAAGCGAGAAGAAGGGAGATGATGAGGGAAAGAAAGATGGagcagaagaggaggaagaagagcaggAACTGCTTCCCGGAATCCTGAATGATAACATGAGGTTTGGAATGTTTCTTAGAGAACTGGTATTCATGATAAACGACACAGGCTCTGTGGCTTATGACCCTACCGGAAACGACTGCTATGTGGCATCGCTGTCCACCCAGATACCAAAGAATCACTGCAGCCTGGTTACCAAAGAGAACCAGATCTTTGTGGCAGGAGGACTTTTCTTCAATGAGCAAAGTAAAGATGAAGAGCTCTACTCATACTTTTTACAGGTACAGAACCCTATACCTTCATTCCATGCCTTATACATAACAGTGGATTCCAATGCAGTCCTGAGAATCTATGTGTATTACGGTCAACTGTGACTCTAACCTTAATCCACTATACCTGATCTATTGTAATTTTGCCTTCAAAAGTGCCTGCCCAGACAGCAAAGACACGCTGAATCAATGTTTCTTTGCTGTCTGAGTGATAAACTAGCTAGCTAGGAAGTGTTTTAGATGAGGACTGATTTTGAAACCTGCAAGAAAGACATCTCCAGGATTAGTAGATGCTTGGTAGACTGCCTTAGATCTCCACATTTCAAAAGAGATTTTAAGAGAGCACCTATAGTCactgtcagacaaaaaaaaatctaaaaatggcaactttaaaggagagggAAAAAGGTTCCTGTAAAAactaacatttctattggtccattcatcattcaAACTGCCAGATTAACATCATCGCAAAAAGTAAATCCAGCAACAATAAAGATGCATGGTTTTTGTCTGACAACAACATTATAACCTCAGCatatactctcctaacacctctaacaaactaactaattctaacctcatctccttcttcctcttctctactcctctatcccattatttccctctgacctccttaaggccctatctatagatgttttatttttaacttctattatttttgtacttaacctcttctattatttgcacttcaatattatttttgtacttaacctcttctattatttacactttattgtaagtcgctttggacaaaagcgtctgccaaatgtaatgtaatgtaatgtaatgtaatgtaatgtaatatgtgtTAGGACATTTTGGGCCCTTTTAACCCAACCTAATTGGTCTGGGGTCCACGCAAATATGTATTAAACTAATTCATAGACTCAAATTGCCCTGTTTTTAaccattaaattttttttaacttaaacttGTACTAACATTTATGTAACATAGCTCTCTAATCCATCTGCTAGTTTTGTTAGTCATAATACAGTACTATGCCAGACTAATCATTGAGCTTGCCCAgaatataatgtttatttttgaaaATAATTCACGCATCACAGAGGAAGAACATGTTACTTTAATTTCCtaacagaaaaagagaagaaaatctTTAACCAGCGGCCTCCTAA
This genomic interval from Astyanax mexicanus isolate ESR-SI-001 chromosome 1, AstMex3_surface, whole genome shotgun sequence contains the following:
- the klhl40b gene encoding kelch-like protein 40b, whose product is MAMPIDPMEEPRIYQQTLLQDGLYDLLENDTMVDCVLKIKDKEFPCHRLVLAACSSYFRAFFQSGVEESKQREIVLEDVEPGVMGMILKYLYTSSINVTEHNVQDIFALANMLQIPSIFTVCVSFLQKRLSLSNCLAIFRLGLMLDCPRLAVSARNFACERFQLISKDEEFLQLNPSELAAILASDTLNVETEQSVFEALIKWVAHDREKRLDELPGLVDCVRFRLIPQDYFSEKVEQHEWLQSNPEIAEKLQLVKDAHAGKLPELKKTKSKKSEKKGDDEGKKDGAEEEEEEQELLPGILNDNMRFGMFLRELVFMINDTGSVAYDPTGNDCYVASLSTQIPKNHCSLVTKENQIFVAGGLFFNEQSKDEELYSYFLQFDPASSDWLGMPPMPSPRFLFSMGEAENCIFVIGGKEMKEGECTLDSVLIYDRQAFKWADSVPVPYPVYGHATVSHNGLVYVIGGKGDSKQCLKRVCAFDIKKGEWKDLAPLKTARSLFGVTVHKDKIYAATGVTETGLTGSVEVYDIATNKWSDFVEFPQERSSLSLISVGNVLYAVGGFAMIPGEAEEELTPREMTDIWRYDEAERKWTGILRDIRYASGATVLAARLNTLRLTKMPE